From a region of the Fischerella sp. JS2 genome:
- the rplY gene encoding 50S ribosomal protein L25, translating into MELTIDCKKRPEGSKPNALRRSGLIPANLYGHKGSESVSLVVDAKTVEQLLKKARVNKTEFELNVTDLDWRGTTVIREVQTHPAKGTPYHLSFFASSKG; encoded by the coding sequence ATGGAACTTACGATTGATTGTAAAAAGCGGCCAGAAGGTAGCAAGCCTAATGCTTTGCGTCGTTCTGGGTTAATACCTGCTAATTTGTACGGTCACAAAGGTAGCGAGTCTGTTTCTTTAGTTGTTGATGCTAAGACTGTTGAGCAGTTGCTCAAAAAGGCTCGTGTCAACAAAACTGAGTTTGAACTTAATGTAACAGATTTGGATTGGCGCGGTACAACCGTGATCCGGGAAGTTCAAACTCATCCGGCTAAGGGGACACCTTATCATTTGAGTTTTTTTGCTTCCAGCAAAGGTTGA
- a CDS encoding AAA family ATPase, whose translation MTEVLVPPLIQQMLQPGFYPHPVQEPVKLIQTHVSYVLLTGDFVYKLKKPVNFGFLDYSTLEKRQHFCEEELRLNQRGAPELYLEVLPIALVGEQYQLGGTQAVEYALKMRQFPQEALLSEMFEQGKLEERHIAELGRVVAEFHGKTVTNDYIRSFGEVSQVQAAFDENYQQTEKYISGPQTQVQFEETKKYTDQFFAERGELFKSRIANDYIRECHGDLHLRNIALWQDRILLFDCIEFNEPFRFVDVMYDVAFTVMDLEARQSQDLANVFLNTYIEQTGDWEGLQVLPLYLSRQAYVRAKVTSFLLDDPGVPTEAKQEATKTAAAYYKQAWEYTQPRQGQLILMSGVSGSGKSTTARYLAPQIGAIHIRSDAVRKHLAGISLLQRGGDDLYTPEMTQKTYTRLLELGIMLASQGFNVILDAKYDRQQLRQEAIAQAQAKQIPLDILYCTAPHNVLQQRLQQRTGDIADANADLLASQLDAAETWTEKEKPFVKILDTTQPIQAQLKEIFN comes from the coding sequence ATGACAGAGGTTTTAGTTCCACCTTTAATTCAGCAGATGTTGCAGCCTGGGTTTTATCCTCATCCGGTGCAGGAACCAGTGAAGTTAATTCAGACGCATGTTTCTTATGTGTTGTTAACTGGGGATTTTGTTTATAAGTTGAAGAAGCCAGTAAATTTTGGCTTTTTGGATTATTCGACTTTGGAAAAGCGCCAGCATTTTTGTGAGGAGGAGTTAAGGTTAAATCAACGGGGTGCGCCGGAACTTTATTTGGAAGTATTGCCTATTGCTTTGGTAGGTGAGCAATATCAATTAGGGGGAACCCAAGCGGTAGAGTATGCGTTAAAGATGCGTCAGTTTCCCCAAGAGGCGTTGTTGAGTGAGATGTTTGAGCAGGGGAAGTTAGAGGAGAGGCACATAGCGGAATTGGGACGGGTAGTAGCGGAATTTCATGGGAAAACTGTTACTAATGATTACATTCGTTCTTTTGGGGAAGTATCACAAGTCCAGGCTGCGTTTGACGAAAATTACCAGCAAACGGAAAAGTATATTAGTGGGCCACAGACACAGGTACAGTTTGAGGAAACGAAGAAATATACAGATCAATTTTTTGCAGAGCGTGGGGAACTGTTTAAAAGTCGTATTGCCAACGACTATATTAGGGAATGTCATGGTGATTTGCACTTAAGAAATATTGCGCTATGGCAAGATAGAATTTTGCTATTTGACTGCATTGAGTTTAATGAGCCGTTTCGCTTTGTTGATGTGATGTACGATGTGGCGTTTACGGTCATGGATTTGGAAGCGCGGCAGTCTCAAGATTTGGCTAATGTGTTTTTGAATACTTATATTGAGCAAACTGGGGATTGGGAAGGTTTACAGGTATTACCTTTGTATTTAAGTCGCCAGGCATATGTCAGGGCGAAAGTAACTTCGTTTTTACTGGATGATCCGGGTGTACCAACAGAAGCTAAGCAGGAGGCGACGAAAACTGCTGCTGCTTATTACAAACAGGCGTGGGAGTATACTCAGCCACGTCAAGGACAGCTAATTTTAATGTCAGGGGTATCTGGTTCCGGAAAGAGTACGACGGCTCGGTATTTAGCTCCACAGATAGGAGCAATTCATATTCGTTCTGATGCAGTGCGGAAACATTTGGCGGGTATTTCTCTACTGCAACGCGGTGGAGATGATTTGTATACCCCCGAGATGACTCAGAAAACCTATACACGCTTGCTGGAATTGGGAATAATGCTGGCTAGTCAAGGTTTTAATGTAATTTTAGATGCCAAGTATGATCGCCAGCAGTTACGACAAGAAGCGATCGCTCAAGCCCAAGCTAAGCAAATACCTTTAGATATTTTGTATTGCACAGCACCACATAATGTATTGCAACAACGTCTACAACAGCGTACTGGTGATATTGCTGATGCAAATGCTGATTTGTTGGCGTCACAACTTGATGCTGCTGAGACTTGGACTGAAAAAGAAAAACCATTTGTGAAAATTTTGGACACAACTCAACCAATACAGGCACAATTAAAGGAAATATTTAACTAA